In Salvelinus sp. IW2-2015 linkage group LG23, ASM291031v2, whole genome shotgun sequence, a genomic segment contains:
- the LOC111950039 gene encoding olfactory receptor 1496-like, whose protein sequence is MDNTSVTVFTMTAYAVMEKNKYLQFSIFMLLYILIISFNFLLIAVICCQRALHQPMYVFICNLAANGLYGSTGFLPSTLILLLSETYEISLPWCLIQIYWVHTYAAVEFHILAVMGYDRYVAICYPLHYHSIMSIPKICKLIALAWLYPFSLFLMYFCLTLRLKFCGRFIHFKLFCVNFELVKNACSPTSYHSIVGLVLIAFIMIPQLLMIIFSYAHIFRVCLKSSKESQVKALKTCFPHLLSVINYSIGGFFEIAQSRFDMSGTSFKFRIIMSLYYTLLTPLINPAIYGMANQTIRMHILKIYRASNRLASC, encoded by the coding sequence ATGGACAACACATCTGTAACAGTATTTACCATGACTGCGTATGCTGTAATGGAAAAAAACAAGTACCTGCAGTTTTCTATATTTATGTTGTTGTATATTTTGATAATCTCTTTCAATTTTCTGCTGATTGCTGTGATATGCTGTCAGAGAGCTCTGCATCAACCCATGTATGTGTTCATATGTAACTTAGCTGCTAACGGACTATATGGCAGCACTGGATTTCTTCCCTCTACTCTGATTCTACTTTTGTCTGAGACATATGAGATATCATTGCCGTGGTGTCTAATACAAATCTATTGGGTACATACATATGCAGCGGTTGAATTTCATATTTTGGCTGTCATGGGATATGACCGGTATGTTGCCATCTGTTATccactacattatcacagcatcATGTCTATTCCCAAGATTTGTAAACTTATTGCATTGGCATGGCTAtatcctttttctctctttctgatgTACTTCTGCTTGACTTTGAGGTTGAAGTTTTGTGGGAGGttcatacattttaaattgttttgtGTCAATTTTGAATTGGTCAAAAATGCGTGTTCTCCCACATCTTACCATAGTATTGTAGGACTTGTGCTAATAGCTTTCATTATGATCCCCCAGCTCCTCATGATTATATTCTCATATGCACACATTTTCAGGGTCTGTCTGAAATCCTCAAAAGAATCTCAGGTCAAAGCACTGAAAACGTGCTTCCCTCATTTACTTTCAGTAATAAACTACTCTATTGGAGGKTTTTTTGAAATTGCTCAAAGTAGATTTGACATGAGTGGGACATCTTTTAAGTTTCGGATCATCATGTCACTATACTATACATTGCTTACACCATTGATAAACCCTGCAATTTACGGAATGGCCAATCAAACCATCAGAATGCACATCTTAAAAATATACCGTGCGTCTAACAGGCTGGCCTCCTGTTAA